The stretch of DNA CACCCGGATCGGGCTTGCGGCCCTTCTGGTGGGCGCTGTGGGGCCGAGAATGAACCCATCCAATGCACAGCATATCGCGGATGCGCTGGCACTTCTGTGTTCCGGCACGCTGGTGCTTATGAAGGAAGACGATGACAATGACGACCACCAACACCCAGCTCCCGCCTGAGCAGAAACCTGAAGGCAAGACGACTTCGAGCAAAGACCGGACGTTCATGTTCCGAGCTGAAGTTAGGGGCCTCTCGGCAATCTTTCCGGTGCGCGGAACGTCCGTTGAGGCTGCGACGAACGAAGCCGTGTCATACTGCGAACGGGCCGGATGGGAATATGTCGGTCGATACCTAACCGACTGAGAACAAGGGCGTACGGATGGCTTAACGGCTGTTCTGCGCCCTTTGTTTTTCGCCTGTTCGCTTTTGCGATTGACGGCTCCGTTTTCCCATCCTATGAATCCTGCACGAATCGTTAAGGACTCGAACGGGTTATGGGAGGACATCTTTCTGCAATTTTGTAAATGAAAAGGGCGCGAGGTCTGCACACCTACGCGCCCTTGAGGAAGTGTTCGCCACTACTTTGCACACAATGGCGAGCTAGTCACACACACAACACACGAGTTCGACGAGTTTTCACTGCCAGACAAATGGTTGCCCCGACGTTGTAAACTAGGTCGGAGTTAAAAGGCAAGCGGTGTTCTCGACGCTCGTGTCGGAGAAAAATCGACGTGTCAGTTCGGAAAAGCCGTGCCCAGATCATCAAGTCTCTGATCTGGAAACATCACGACATGAAAAATATCACTCGCGGAGAGTTCATGGTTCTCACCGCGCTCGCCAATTTTCCCGAGAAAAATGGAGTGCGTTTCCCGTCTTTCGAGACTCTGGCGCGAGCTGCCCGAGTGTCGTTGAGAACCGCGAAGTATGCCATCAAGGCGGCAGTCGCTCTCGGGATCGTCTCGCGCACTCAGCGGAGTGTCCGCAATGGCTGGCGATGGGTAAGGACAAGCAACGCCTATCGGTTCATCGTCGGAAAAGTCGAGCGAGCTGACCCGTCTCTCAAACGACCTTGGGCGTCCGTTTCTTCCAAGTGCAAAGATTGCACAGGACCATTTATAGATATTAAAAATACTAGCTCTAATAGGGAGAGCGGACATTCCGTGGGCGACTGGTTGAAGATTTTGGCCGGTATGGATCAGGGGATGTCTCCGCGTGAAGCAGGGTATCGAGGACCAGCCGAGAATGGCTCATGAAGCATGGAGAATGTTGCTCTACGGGTTCGCAGCCTTCGGGCTGACAGCGGCCATGGGCAGCCTTTTCCAGTCTCGGAAATGATGGCGAGGACAAGAGAATGTTGCGAAGGACTATGCTAGCGGCTGGCATCATCGGGCTGACAATGGGAGCTGTAGCAAGCAGCGCGTATCCGCATCCTGTCACGCCCGCAGAGGATCGGGAGATACAGGAGCTTTCCATCGAGGCGGCGAACGACTACCGCGCGAAGCATCCACAGAAGGCCGAGAAAACATCGTCCTATGATTTCTGTGGGAAGATGGGATTTTGTCCTGGCGGTGACTTCGGTTCAAAGCCCGCTGTCCAGACCACCAAGCTGTCACGCGGACCGGATGATGCCCAGAGGCAGGCGGCAGCATACCGCAGCATGACCCCGAGACAGCGAGCAATTCTGGACCGACTGGACAATCAGGAAGCGTCTGTGTTCTCGCAGCCTGCTCCGACAGTGCAGACCTACCCCGTCGCCGTTCCTGTGGTGATACCATCCCCCGTTACGCGGTATGCGCCCGCATATGTCGATCAGCCTGTTCAACCTGTCGTGCCCGTCGAGGGACTGCCTCACCAGATCACAGCGGTTCGGAATGGGCCTGTCACGTCCGTAACGGATGCAATGGGGGGATCGGCAACCTGCATGAACGCTGGGATCACGACAAGCTGCACTGTGATGCCCTGAAAAGGCTCCCTGAAATAAAGGGAGGGTGGCTGATTTTTTTTTTTAAATTGGATGGGGAGGGGGGGCGGTATTTTTTTTTAATCGGCGGCCGAGCGCCTGGACCCGCTCGATGGCCGCTCGGGCGCAGGCGCGTGGGGTCAGAAACCTTCCCGGTAATGCCTCTAGGGTTCCCGCGATAGATGGGAGAGGGCATCCGCACGGCAACGGGCCGGTTGAATTGATAGGCGGCCTGTTGAGTCGTCGTTGTGTGCATGTCCCCGTTGTCTGTCTTAGTGTATAGTTCCCTTTTGCGAACCCGTCAACAGGTATATGCCACAAAATTGCACTTTCCGCGTCAGAAAATGCACTGTGCCGTTTAAGGCCGTAGGATTACCGCACAGTGCCCTTTGTCGATTTCCGGTATGATAGGGTATAGACGGGCGGCAATCGACCTGTGCGGGCATCCTGCGGCGTGTCTTGGCGGTGTGACGGCGTTGTGGTGGTGGTGGTGGTGGTGGTGTGCGGGCGGCCTTATCCGGTGGGTTGCTGGATACTGCTACCAGGGCAAAACCTGCCAGCGGCCAAGAACGCAAAAGGCCACCCCAAAGGATGGCCTTTCCTGACGCGCTGGCGTGGTGTCAGCGGTTGTCTATATAGCGATACCAGAGCGCCAGAACGAACCCGTAAAGCCCGACCAGCGCGAAACAGTCCTTTATCATCCCATACATGCTTGCGGCCCCCCGTGACGCGAACCGCAAGCATGATGGACTGTATGGACCGTATCTAATGCACGGGCGCAGGTGGGGATTGTGAGAGGCTTCCTCATGATCAATATCCTAGCCATGCGCGGATTGCCGGAACGGTGCAGGAAACCCATTCCCACGAATGTCCCACGTGTCCTGTCCGGTCTGTCCATACGGCCCGCGCTAGCACCTTGTCGCTTGCATCGGTCTGGCAGGCCATATGCCCGTGTTCGTGAATGATGCGGATGGCGCGGTCTGGCGTAATCATGCCGCAATTCTCCCGTGATCGTCGTTGTGTGCTGGTTTGGGGATGGACCATGCCTGTTCGGCTATTTCGTCTAGGGTATCTGCCTGTATCGTGCGGACGAATGCGCGGCCCGTGCGTGGGTCAACAGCCGGTGGCGCGTCGAAACGCCACCCGTAGCCGTGATCATGCTGGACCTTATGACCGTTTATCGTGGTGAATAGTGCCGCCAGTCCGGTGCGTGTGGTGTGCTGTGCCATGTGTCAGCCCTCCACCCGCTCGCTGTTTTCCGGCGTGCCGGTCCAGCTCACATAAAGCCAGATGCGCCCGCACTGGACCGCCATCCCATTGCCGCCATCAAGCTGACCTGACTTCCACACCATTACGGATGATTTCCCGTCGCTGGTATCGTTCTCGTAATCATGGGCTGCCCATCCGTAAGGGCATTCCGCTCCAGATACACGGATGTCACAGTCCTCCAGGCAATCCGCGTCCGGATACAGCCGCTCCCATTCGTCGCCTAGACTTTCCCGCGCTGTTTCAATATCGCTCTCAATGTCCGCTATTTCAGAGCATAGGACAGCTGTTGCCACCCCATAGGCGTATGCCGTCATGGCTTGCAGGTATTCGCTTGCCTTAAA from Komagataeibacter sp. FNDCR2 encodes:
- a CDS encoding helix-turn-helix domain-containing protein, with protein sequence MKNITRGEFMVLTALANFPEKNGVRFPSFETLARAARVSLRTAKYAIKAAVALGIVSRTQRSVRNGWRWVRTSNAYRFIVGKVERADPSLKRPWASVSSKCKDCTGPFIDIKNTSSNRESGHSVGDWLKILAGMDQGMSPREAGYRGPAENGS